DNA from Rubripirellula lacrimiformis:
AGCGCACCGCAGCATCCTTGCGACGCAGGCACCACAACCTCGACACCGTTTCGCGTCAACACGTCGATCGTGGCCGTGTTGATATCCGGATCCAAAACAGATTGGGCGCACCCGGTCAGTAACGCCACGCGTGCCCGACGCGTCCCGACGGCCGGGTTCACCGCTGCCCAGGTTTGTTTCGGCGGCAGCGAATCGGGCAACAGGTCCAACATCACGCGCAGAGACGATGGGACCAGAAACGCAAACGGTTTGGCTAGTTTTCCGGACATCGCAGCTGCCCGAAATCGACCGGGATAGGGCAACGTGAACTGAGCCAGCGAGCGACGGAACCGATCCCCCCAACCTCGTTTGCGTTTGGGTTCGACCAATGCCCGAAAGGGACTGATCAGATCGCGGTAGGGAACGCCCGACGGACATGCCGGTTCGCAAGCCAAACATCCTAAACACGGGTCGATATGAGGCATCGCGTCGTCAATCGACAAATTATTTTCCAACACTTCCTTCATCATCACGATACGCCCACGCGGCGACGCAGTTTCCTGGCCGAGTTCCTGGTAGGTCGGGCAGGCAGCCAGGCAGAAACCACAGTGCACGCAGGTACTGACAGCCGACGCCATCTCTTCGCCAAGAGGTCCGTGTTGATCAGGATCAATCGAATGCAGCATCGTCAAACCAATAGGGATTCAGTCAGGGCGTTGTCCCCAATGACAACGCCCAATCTTTGTTGCGGAAACGTGTCAGAGGGACGTCAGAGTGGGAATTTCCCCAACGGGTCCATCGCGTGTTGAATTTTCGCGTGCAGCGCCGCCTTGGGTAGCGTGCCGATGAACGGCTGTGGCGTCTCGCCCTGAACGACCAACCCGGCCATCCCGCGCACTGTCAATTCGCCGGCCAGCACGTCAAGGTCATCGATCGCGATCCACATCACGTTGCCAGCCGCGCTGACGTGCGTTCGGTATCCAGGCTGGCCCGCCAACGACGCTTCCAAATCCAAGAAAGACGCGGCGGTGATCGGCACCTTGACCACAAAACGCGACTCCGGTGCAAACTTCAGTTCGTTCACGTCGAACCAAAACCGATCACTGTCATCACAGTCCGCGACATCTTGCCCCCAATGTTCCCTGATCGCGGCAGCGATGGCATCACAAAATGGGGGCGGACCAGCGATTCGAACGAACAGCGTCTTCAAGCCGGGCCGGTAATCGATGGCGTCTAGTTCCCAGTGACTAGCGGCCGCCTGGTTGGTCCGCTGCATCGCCTGCTGATCCGATTGGCAAGCGATCGCCAGACTGCGAGTCGCGATGGGACGGGGAAACACTTTAAAATTCAGCGAGGTGATCACGCCTAGCCTGCCAAGGCTGCCGACCATCATCTTGGGCAAATCAAAACCCGCGGCGTTCTTTACGACCTTGCCACCGGCTCGAATCAAATTACCTTCGCCGGAAACAAAGTTGACGCCAATCACAAAGTCTCGCAGCCCACCAAACCGGAACCGTCCGGGACCGGACAAGCCGGATGCCAGAGATCCGCCAATCGTGGCCCCGGCGGCCACCAACATGGGGTCGAAGGGCAAGTACTGGTTCCGCTGCGCCAAAACCGCCGCGATCTCGTCGACCCGCGTGCCAGCCAAGGCCGTGAACGTGTACTCCGACGGCTCGTACTCGACCACACCCGATACGGCTGCAAGTGAGACGATCGTGGCGTCACATTGATCAGCGGAAAGGGACGGCTTGGTCTGGCTGCCGATCGGCCGAACCAGTTGGCACGACTTCACCGCGTCGACAACTTCGGATTCACAGGTGGGCTGCAAAATGGAATTATTCACGATGGATGACCCCCGCTTTTTCCAGTGGATGCAATCCAGTCAGCGACAATGCTGGCGCTTCGGTACCGGGGAACATCTTGCCCGGGTTGGCGACCAATTTGGGGTCAAAGGCACGTCGCAATCGATCGAACATATCCACCGTTGGTTCATCAAACATTTGTGGCAAGAAATCCCGTTTCTCCATCCCGACACCATGTTCACCGGTGATCGAGCCGCCCATTTCGATGCACATTCGCGACAGTTCCGCGGCAACCTCTTCGGCGCGGTGCAGTTGGCCCGGCTGGTTCCCATCGAACATGATCAGCGGATGCAGATTACCATCCCCGGCATGGAACACGTTGGCCACTCGGATGCCGGATCGTTTACCAATTTCTTCGATCCGCACCAACGCTTCGCCCAAACGTTTGCGTGGCACGACACCGTCCTGGACCAAAAAATCCGGACTCAATCGACCGACCGCCGAAAACACACTCTTTCGCCCCTTCCAAATCCTTAGCCGTTCGGCGTCGTCCTTTGCGACCACTCGCACGATCGGCCCGGTAGCGGCGATCACCTGTTCGAGTTGATCGCGTTCAAAGGCCAGCCGCTCGCTTGGGCCTTCGAGTTCCACAATCAAAACGGCGGTTGCATCGTGCGGGTAGTTGCACTGGACCGCTGCTTCGGCCGCTTCGATCGATGTTGCGTCCATGATCTCCATCGCACCGGGCAGCAGCCCCGAATCGATCACAGCGGATACCGCGTCACCAGCGGCGCGAAGCGAATCGTAACCCACTAGAACGGTATGGAACTGTTCCGGTTGGGGCAGCAACCGCAACGTGATCTCCAACGCCACGCCGAACAATCCTTCGCTTCCACAAAACAGTCCAGTGTAGTCGGGCCCGATGGTTTCCACACTGGGGCCACCCATCGTCACCACTTCGCCATCGGCGGTGACCGCTTTGATCCCGATCACGTGATTCGAAGTCATGCCGTATTTCAAACAGTGTGCACCACCGGAATTGAACGCGACATTGCCACCAATCGTGCAGACCGTTTGGCTAGACGGATCGGGTGCGAAATACAGTCCATGCGGTGCCGCGGCTTGCGACACCTTGATATTGATCACTCCCGGTTCGACGACGGCTGTGCGTGCGTCGGGATCCAGATTTAGAATTCGATTCAATCGGTTCAGCGCGATCACGATCCCGTCAGCCACCGGCAGCGAACCGCCTGACAAACTGGTCCCTGACCCGCGTGCGACAAAGGGGACGTCGTTGTCGTGACACCAACGGACAGCCGCGATGACTTCGTCCGTCGTTTCCGGGATCACAACGCCAAGGGGCTTCGCACTGAACGCGGTCAATCCATCGGATTCGAAAGCTGCGCGAGATGCCGCATCAGCTACCAATCGATGGCCCGGAAACAGTTTGCGCAAGCCTTCAAGTCGGTCGTTCACTGCAGCGTTGCTCACGTCGTCTCCAAACAATCCTTCAATGCGGCCAGCAACGTTTGCACGTTGCGTTTGGTCGCACCGAATCCCATCAATCCAATCCGCCAAGCTTTCCCAGCGAACACACCCAAGCCGCCACCGATCTCGATATCGTACTCGGTCAGCAGACGCTGCCGTACTGCTGCTTCGTCAACCCCTTGGGGCGTCGCGACACAATTCAGCGTCGCCAACGAGCAATCGGGAATGTACTTCAGCCCCATCGCTTCCAAACCCGATCGCAATTCCAAATGGACAGCGTGATGACGGGCGACGCGTTGATCGACGCCTTCTTCCAGCACGATCATCAACGCTTCACGCAACGCGTAAATCATGTTGATCGGCGCGGTGTGGTGGTATGCACGAGCCCCCGACGACGCTCCGCCGCCGGTGTAATAGTTCCTTAGCATCGACACGTCCAGGTACCAACTTTGTACCGGCGTTTTGCGTGCGTCCATTTTCTCGACCGCTGCGGGCGAAAACGAAACCGGTGACAAACCGGGTGGGCAAGACAGGCATTTTTGCGTGCCCGAATAGATCGCGTCGATCTGCCAATCATCGACCTTCAACTCGTGTCCACCCATTGATGTCACGGCATCGACGGCGAACAGCATGCCCGCGTCGTGAACGACTTGGGAGATTTCAGGCAACGACTGCAGGGCACCGGTCGATGTTTCGGCGTGGACGATCCCAACCATCGTCGCCCGCGGGTGTTTGGCCACAGCCTCGGCGATCGCTTCCTCACTGATCGTTTTCCCCCACGGCACCTCGACCGTGTGCACCGTCGCGCCACAGCGCTGCATGTTGTCCTTCATCCTGCCCCCGAAAACACCGTTGATGCAAACGATCACCTCGTCACCGGGCTCGATCAGGTTGACCATCACAGCCTCCATCCCCGCCATGCCCGTGCCCGATACCGGAAACGTCAACGGATTGGTTGTCCCGAAGACGTCTCGCATCATTTGGCAGGTTTCATCCATGTAACCGATGTACTGGGGGTCCAAGTGGCCCAGCGTCGGTGATCCAAGCGCCCGCAGAATTCGGTTCGGCACGGTGCTGGGTCCAGGCCCCATCAAAATTCGTTGCCGAGGGTCAAGGGAAGCGTATGGAGTCATGGTTTCCTTCCGTCTACGTATGAAAACATCAATGGCCAGTGTGCAACGGGAATTCCGATGCTGGCCAAGCGATTGCCAATCCAGTCAGGGGGTTCGGCGAAGTGATCCACCAGCGGGGCTAGCCAACACCGACCACGAGCCACCCCAATAAGGCAGCCCCTGCAATGTAATACACGAACACCCTGGCCGTGGCACGGATCACTTCACCTTCGCGTCCGACCAAACCGACGACCGCGCAAGCCGCCACAACATTATGAACACAAATCACGTTCCCTGCGGCTCCGCCGACCGCTTGCAGTGCGACAATCCAGGTTGGATCGGCACCGATTTTTTCTGCAACCGAAAATTGAAATCCACTGAACATCATGTTCGAAATCGTGTTGCTGCCGGCAACGAAGGCTCCTAGTCCGCCGATCAATGATGCAAACAATGGCCATGCCGATCCGCTGAACGCTGCAACCCCCGCAGCCAGTTCATCCGGCATCGACGAAAGCCCCGCCGCGCCCCCGCTGGAATGGATGAACACTTGCACCATCGGCACCGTGAACACAAGCGCTGCCGAAGCCAGCAAAATCATCTTTGCAGAATCTTGCACCGCAACCTTCATCGCTGGCACTGTCATGCGATGCAAGATGGCGGCAAACAGACAAGCGATCAAAAACACGGTACCGGGCAAGTACAACGGTTGCACCGGAGCAACACTGACATTGCTGCCGAACAGGTTTGCCAACACCGTGGGATCCCCCGGAATGCCGAACGACTTTGTCCACGCCCCGATGCCCAGCGCGGGCAACCGCGACATCACCAACAGGGCGGCGATCACCCAATACGGTGCCCAAGCTTTGACCAGCGACAATCCGGCCGGCGGGTCGGACAACGTCATTTCCGTGGTCCCATGGAACGAAGCGTCCCACGTGGACGATTCCGCGAAATCCCAAGCTGGACCGTCCGGGATCAGAAAACCGCGCCGTGCCGCCGGGACCACGATGGCCAGCCCCACCAATGCACCGATCAATGACGGGAATTCGGGGCCCAACAAGTATGCGATCAAGGCGTACGGGATGGTCATCGAAAGGCCAGCAAAGATGGCAAACTTCCATAGCTGCAGCCCCTCGCGATAGCTTCGCCCCTTGCCAAACAAACCGGTCATCATGCTGACCAAAATCAACGGGATCAGGGTACCGATGATCGCGTGCAGCAGAGCGACTTTCCAACCGATGATCGGCAGCAGTTCGGCCCAATTGGCCAGCCCCCGCCCGCTGGCAAATTCCGCCACACCTGGGCTGCCATCGAGTCCCTTTGCGACGCCGACCAAAATCGGCGTCCCGACCGCACCGAACGACACCGGCGTGCACTGGATCATCATGCCCGAGACCACGGCGGCTTTGGGCGGAAACCCCAACCCCACCAACAACGGGACGCAGACGGCCGCCGGCGTTCCAAAGCCTGCCGAACCTTCGATGAACGACCCGAACAACCAAGCGATCAAAATCACTTGCACGCGGCGATCACAACTGATGTTGGTGAAGCCGCTGCGGATCACAGCCAACCCGCCGCTTTGCCGCATCGTGTTCAACAACAAGATGGCACCGAAGATGATGAACAGCAGCGTCGATGTGATCACCAAACCGTTCACGGTCGCAGCCGCAATCTGAGCCGCATCCACCCGCCAATAGAAATAGGCCACCGCGACCGAGGTAACGTAGGCCATCGGCATCGCACGCGCAGCCGACCAGCGCAACCCGACCAGGAATACACCGACGACGATGATCGGCAACAAAGAAAATAGTGATGGCAACGCATCCGACATAACGACTCGCCCCAACTGGACCAAGGGAACCGTCGTCAGTCTAAGCTTTCCGGATTGACCAGGTTGGGTGGCACCTGACCTCGACATGCCGCCAGACAATTTTCGGCGGCCATGTTGCCCATCTTGGTCCGCGTACCGATCGTCGCGCTGCCCAGGTGTGGCGCGATCACCACATTGGCCAGATCGTACAATTCGGGCTCTAGCTGCGGTTCGTTCTCGTAAACGTCCAGACCAGCCGATGCGATCGAACCATTCTTCAACGCGTCGACCATCGCGGCCTCGTCGATGATCGGTCCACGTGCCGTGTTGATGATCGATGCCGTCGACTTCATCAGCGACAATTCACGCGGCCCGATCAGATGACGGGTCTGGTCATTGAGCGCGACGTGAACCGAGACAAAATCCGACTTCGCCAACACGTCATCCATCGATGCGTACTGAACGCCCAACTTGGATTCTTCGTCGGCCGACAACCGGGTTCGATTCCAATACAGAATCTTCATGTCGAATCCGCGTGCCCGACGGGCCACCGCCTGTGCGATTCGGCCGAACCCGATCAACCCCAGTGTCGAACCGGTGACATCGCCGCCTAGAAACTGCAGCGGGCCCCAACCCTGCCATTGGCGCGACCGCACGAACCGGTCGCCTTCGACCACGCGTCGGCCGGCGGCAAGCAGCAGCGCCCAAGCCATGTCCGCGGTGGTGTCCGTCAACACGCCAGGCGTGTTGGTGACGGGAATGCCGCGAGCAGTGGCGGCGGCAACGTCGATGTTGTTGAAACCGACGGCGAAGTTGGCGACCACTTTCAGATCCGGGTTGGCCCCCAAAACATCATCATCGATCGTGTCCGTCAACAGACACAGCAGACCATCCACCCCTTGGATCTCGGCGATGATCTCTTCCTTGCTGAGGTAGCGATCATCGTGGTTGTAGGTCAGTTCGGACTGCGACTTTAACAGCTGCATCGACTCCGATGGAAGCTGACGCGTCAAAAAGATCTTTGGCCGACTCGACATGATGCTGCTCCCTGCCCCCCCAAGCCACCGAACTATGCGGCGGCGGCTTTTCGTTCACTTCGTTCCACCAACCACAACAGGATGGGGCTGGCAACAAACACGCTGCTGTAGGTACCGGCGATGACGCCGACCACCAACGAGAACGCGAAGGCGTGGATCCCATCGCCACCGAACCAGTACAGCAGGATGACCACGATGAACGTTGTCAACGAAGTCAGCAAAGTACGGCTAAGCGTTTGATTGATGCTGCTGTTGATCATGTCGCTGGTCAACCGAGGGGCTTTGCCCTTGGTTTCCCGAATCCGGTCAAAGACCACGATCGTATCGTTCAGCGAGTAACCAATGATGGTCAAGATCGCAGCGACCACGGTCAAGCTGATCTTGAACGGATCGATCAGCAAGAAACCCAATGCGTCGGCCAACCAGTAACTGATGGCGATCGCACCGAGCGTGATCAAAACATCGTGCAACAGAGCGGCGACGGCTGCGAAACCGTAAATCACTCGTTGGAATCGGAACCAGATGTATCCGACGATACACAACAGGCTGGCGAACAATGCACCCAACGCTCGTCCGATCATGTCGCCGGCCACGCGGGCACCCACACTGCTGCTACTGATCCAAACGGGATCTGCATCCAGAGTTGTTTTGAAGGATTCCATAATCTTGTCGGCGTCAGCGGCCCCGATCGGCAAATCGACTTGCCAGTCCTGGAACGTCAGCGACGAATCGGGTTTCCACTGATCGGCACCTTCGCCAAGCGGTTTCACCGAAACGGATCGTTCCGCAAGAGGAACGTTGACGGCCTTCGCAGCCGCCAGCAACGATTCGCGAAGCGTGGACGCGTTTAGCAATCCGCCTTCCTCGTCGCCTTCGACACCTAATTTGATAACCGCACTGCTATTGACCAAGTTTTCCGCATCATCTGCGGGTGCTTCACCGATCGCAGGTGCAGTTTCTTGAGCCTGAGCGACCGCCAACATCACGCCATTGGCGTCGGAGGGGGCGAACATGCTTTGGTCATCGGTCGACGGTCCATCCGCCGGGCTGATCGACACATTGTAAGTGACCATGTTGACTTCCTGAGAAGCCGCGAATGCCTTGGCAACAGCAGCCTTCAACTCTTCGACAGTTGCGAACGCCGAATCCACTTTGTAAACGGTCCGGTTTTCGATGCCGTCCATGGTCACACCGTTGACCGTGTAAGGAACGTCTTCGGTTCCGTTTTCGTTCGCTTGCACCATTTCTGGCTTCACGATATCCCGAACCTTCTGAGTTGGTGTCGGCGTATCCAAACGGAACTGAACCGACGATCCACCAGCGAAGTCGATGTCAAAAATACTCTTGCCCCGGGCGTACAACGATACCAATCCGATCGTCACCAGGACTGCGGAGATGGCCAAAGCGGCCTTGCCCTTGCCCATGAAATCAACGCCATTTTCGCCCGTGAAGGCGGTTCGCAGCGAGTTCACACCGTCGGACATCGACAGCGAAAGGAAACCGCGTCGTTCAGCCAGGTCGAACAAGGTCCGCGATACGTAAATCGCAGTGAACATCGAAAACACGATGCCCAAGATCAAAGTGACCGCGAAGCCACGAATCTGGTCGGTACCGATCGCGTACAAAACAATCGCGGTGATCAGCGTCGTCAAGTTTGCATCGATAATCGTGACCGTTGCTTTGGCGAAACCGTTCCGAATCGACATTCGTGCGGCAGCACCCTTTTTCAATTCTTCGCGGATCCGTTCAAAGACCAACACGTTGGCGTCGACCGACATACCGACCGTCAAAACCAAACCGGCCAAACCGGGCAGGGTCAACGGTTGGTT
Protein-coding regions in this window:
- a CDS encoding (Fe-S)-binding protein encodes the protein MLHSIDPDQHGPLGEEMASAVSTCVHCGFCLAACPTYQELGQETASPRGRIVMMKEVLENNLSIDDAMPHIDPCLGCLACEPACPSGVPYRDLISPFRALVEPKRKRGWGDRFRRSLAQFTLPYPGRFRAAAMSGKLAKPFAFLVPSSLRVMLDLLPDSLPPKQTWAAVNPAVGTRRARVALLTGCAQSVLDPDINTATIDVLTRNGVEVVVPASQGCCGALSWHVGNQDAAQSFAKKNLDAFPDDVDAIVTNAAGCGSGMHEYHLIMKGTPDQDRAESFRHRVVDVSAFLIQLGDLVPIADQRTSNAQQSNDSQQSGSAATLKVAYHDACHLANAQGVRVQPRELLQMIPGVEVIEIAEGHLCCGSAGTYNIEQPEIATSLGQQKAANVIATGAQVVASGNIGCMTQLAIHLRQAGSSIEVKHTMQVLRDAYQSAR
- a CDS encoding FAD-binding protein, which gives rise to MNNSILQPTCESEVVDAVKSCQLVRPIGSQTKPSLSADQCDATIVSLAAVSGVVEYEPSEYTFTALAGTRVDEIAAVLAQRNQYLPFDPMLVAAGATIGGSLASGLSGPGRFRFGGLRDFVIGVNFVSGEGNLIRAGGKVVKNAAGFDLPKMMVGSLGRLGVITSLNFKVFPRPIATRSLAIACQSDQQAMQRTNQAAASHWELDAIDYRPGLKTLFVRIAGPPPFCDAIAAAIREHWGQDVADCDDSDRFWFDVNELKFAPESRFVVKVPITAASFLDLEASLAGQPGYRTHVSAAGNVMWIAIDDLDVLAGELTVRGMAGLVVQGETPQPFIGTLPKAALHAKIQHAMDPLGKFPL
- a CDS encoding FAD-binding oxidoreductase — encoded protein: MNDRLEGLRKLFPGHRLVADAASRAAFESDGLTAFSAKPLGVVIPETTDEVIAAVRWCHDNDVPFVARGSGTSLSGGSLPVADGIVIALNRLNRILNLDPDARTAVVEPGVINIKVSQAAAPHGLYFAPDPSSQTVCTIGGNVAFNSGGAHCLKYGMTSNHVIGIKAVTADGEVVTMGGPSVETIGPDYTGLFCGSEGLFGVALEITLRLLPQPEQFHTVLVGYDSLRAAGDAVSAVIDSGLLPGAMEIMDATSIEAAEAAVQCNYPHDATAVLIVELEGPSERLAFERDQLEQVIAATGPIVRVVAKDDAERLRIWKGRKSVFSAVGRLSPDFLVQDGVVPRKRLGEALVRIEEIGKRSGIRVANVFHAGDGNLHPLIMFDGNQPGQLHRAEEVAAELSRMCIEMGGSITGEHGVGMEKRDFLPQMFDEPTVDMFDRLRRAFDPKLVANPGKMFPGTEAPALSLTGLHPLEKAGVIHRE
- a CDS encoding pyridoxal-phosphate-dependent aminotransferase family protein, which gives rise to MTPYASLDPRQRILMGPGPSTVPNRILRALGSPTLGHLDPQYIGYMDETCQMMRDVFGTTNPLTFPVSGTGMAGMEAVMVNLIEPGDEVIVCINGVFGGRMKDNMQRCGATVHTVEVPWGKTISEEAIAEAVAKHPRATMVGIVHAETSTGALQSLPEISQVVHDAGMLFAVDAVTSMGGHELKVDDWQIDAIYSGTQKCLSCPPGLSPVSFSPAAVEKMDARKTPVQSWYLDVSMLRNYYTGGGASSGARAYHHTAPINMIYALREALMIVLEEGVDQRVARHHAVHLELRSGLEAMGLKYIPDCSLATLNCVATPQGVDEAAVRQRLLTEYDIEIGGGLGVFAGKAWRIGLMGFGATKRNVQTLLAALKDCLETT
- a CDS encoding L-lactate permease, which gives rise to MSRSGATQPGQSGKLRLTTVPLVQLGRVVMSDALPSLFSLLPIIVVGVFLVGLRWSAARAMPMAYVTSVAVAYFYWRVDAAQIAAATVNGLVITSTLLFIIFGAILLLNTMRQSGGLAVIRSGFTNISCDRRVQVILIAWLFGSFIEGSAGFGTPAAVCVPLLVGLGFPPKAAVVSGMMIQCTPVSFGAVGTPILVGVAKGLDGSPGVAEFASGRGLANWAELLPIIGWKVALLHAIIGTLIPLILVSMMTGLFGKGRSYREGLQLWKFAIFAGLSMTIPYALIAYLLGPEFPSLIGALVGLAIVVPAARRGFLIPDGPAWDFAESSTWDASFHGTTEMTLSDPPAGLSLVKAWAPYWVIAALLVMSRLPALGIGAWTKSFGIPGDPTVLANLFGSNVSVAPVQPLYLPGTVFLIACLFAAILHRMTVPAMKVAVQDSAKMILLASAALVFTVPMVQVFIHSSGGAAGLSSMPDELAAGVAAFSGSAWPLFASLIGGLGAFVAGSNTISNMMFSGFQFSVAEKIGADPTWIVALQAVGGAAGNVICVHNVVAACAVVGLVGREGEVIRATARVFVYYIAGAALLGWLVVGVG
- a CDS encoding 2-hydroxyacid dehydrogenase; the protein is MSSRPKIFLTRQLPSESMQLLKSQSELTYNHDDRYLSKEEIIAEIQGVDGLLCLLTDTIDDDVLGANPDLKVVANFAVGFNNIDVAAATARGIPVTNTPGVLTDTTADMAWALLLAAGRRVVEGDRFVRSRQWQGWGPLQFLGGDVTGSTLGLIGFGRIAQAVARRARGFDMKILYWNRTRLSADEESKLGVQYASMDDVLAKSDFVSVHVALNDQTRHLIGPRELSLMKSTASIINTARGPIIDEAAMVDALKNGSIASAGLDVYENEPQLEPELYDLANVVIAPHLGSATIGTRTKMGNMAAENCLAACRGQVPPNLVNPESLD
- the secD gene encoding protein translocase subunit SecD, producing the protein MTNLVFADAAQPLMNLAQSILGQAGTDAAATAANAAAGAAQEAVKNASEQGISWQQYGAVAIALAVLILPFFLGNFLAKSLKMPSYGTRFGWILLAIIASGVVLAKSRPGLGVDLRGGTILVYEMDPGKMNAGGDSEMQQITSEDLVEPLTRRINPSGTQEIVIRPYGESQIEIIVPEVDQREVDRIKGLVEEAGILRFAILANQSDHQPQINFAIEQAGSKDRAARLSEVVRDPGSEDNSIVGLWANVDREKDGETLGALRVDVGDAIVRNPDTGEILTLPAELRGPNGAAAIAAYIDQMGMSGIEALMIIDPLIDITGEDLAFAASTFDEKGSPAVAFNLTDAGSNRFFVLTTNNAPIGQRTRQLGIVLDDNLLSAPSIQSPIRKEGRITGRFTRQEVESLVQILKAGQLPAALTKQPIAENQIDATLGRDTITKGVWAITVSLLLVLLFILVYYRFAGIIACIALVLNLGLILATMVLINQPLTLPGLAGLVLTVGMSVDANVLVFERIREELKKGAAARMSIRNGFAKATVTIIDANLTTLITAIVLYAIGTDQIRGFAVTLILGIVFSMFTAIYVSRTLFDLAERRGFLSLSMSDGVNSLRTAFTGENGVDFMGKGKAALAISAVLVTIGLVSLYARGKSIFDIDFAGGSSVQFRLDTPTPTQKVRDIVKPEMVQANENGTEDVPYTVNGVTMDGIENRTVYKVDSAFATVEELKAAVAKAFAASQEVNMVTYNVSISPADGPSTDDQSMFAPSDANGVMLAVAQAQETAPAIGEAPADDAENLVNSSAVIKLGVEGDEEGGLLNASTLRESLLAAAKAVNVPLAERSVSVKPLGEGADQWKPDSSLTFQDWQVDLPIGAADADKIMESFKTTLDADPVWISSSSVGARVAGDMIGRALGALFASLLCIVGYIWFRFQRVIYGFAAVAALLHDVLITLGAIAISYWLADALGFLLIDPFKISLTVVAAILTIIGYSLNDTIVVFDRIRETKGKAPRLTSDMINSSINQTLSRTLLTSLTTFIVVILLYWFGGDGIHAFAFSLVVGVIAGTYSSVFVASPILLWLVERSERKAAAA